CACAATGTTCTGCGGATAACGTTTCTCTGTGAAGATATTCGTAGCCGCCGTATCATTCACAATCACATTGTTATAAGAAGTGGTTTTGCGGCCAATGAAATCAAGGGTTTTAGTTGGCTTGGGACTGGGTGTCCAGAAGTCTACAATGAATTTATCTTTAGCCAGGAACCATCCGCTGCTATCCGGGAATTGTTTGTATTCCTGCACCAGGCTGATCTTTCTTACGAAGTTGATATTTGCATCGCCGGGGACAGATAAACTCATTTTCTGTACGGCATAAGTTGAATCCTGCACCCATACTTCCCCGATAAAAACATTCTCTCCTTTACGACGGGGTTCAAAATTCAGTTTAATGAAGCGGTGATTACTGATGTATTGTGTATCTGTAATACGATAGTTGTAGAATAAAGTACCGTTATTGGCAATAGGGCTTACAAAGTTCTTATCAAATACAGGGATATAGTTATCATACACATTGATATTCTGGTACATGCCACCCAGGAACTTCGTTACACTTTCATTATCTATACCGGAGGTGCGGCTGCCCTTGATCACTTCTTTCGTTCGCTTGGGGCTTTTCTGGTAATAGTAATCAGAAATACTTTCTGTCAGAAAAACGGGCAGGAAAGGCTGGTTTTCTGTAGTACTGTCTATATTCTTGAGAATAAAAGAGAACGGTTTGGTAAAACGGTTCCTGGATAGTTTCACCGTGTTCAGGTTCTTGAGGTCCAGTTCCAGTTTATTGTATATCTCATACTTATAACTCTCCAGCCGGTCGTAATTGTTCTCCGGTTTTTTGCGGATAATATGACGCAGCAACACCAGCGCAAAATTCACATTGGCTTTTATCTCGTATGTTTTAAGGGAAACATCTGAACGGCTGATCTCAAAATTGAGGGTTTGGTCTTTTAAAGTTTTATCTACAAAAAGCACCGTTCTGCGATAGCCCATTACCCTCACCAGTAATGAATCAGAAGGAATAGCGGGCAGCTCAAACACGAAATGACCTTCCGCATCAGTCACCATGCCGGTATTGGTGCCAACAAACTGTAAGGTTGCAAACGGGATCAGTTCCTCGGTATGCGCGTCCTTAACGATGCCACTAATCTTGAACTGAGCGTTAAGGGGTAAGAAGCTGATGATGCAAATAACTAAAGCTATGGTTCGTTTCCAGCCGGTCATACAGGCAGCAAATTAGATAAAATTCACAGTAAATACGTTAAGGCACGGGTAAAAGCGACACTTTTATAACAAATATTTATGATAAAAGAGCACATCTAATTAGACGGCCCTTCCTTCCTCTCACCCCTATACCATTAATAACATAACAAACTTTAAACGTAAATTCTCCAATATTCGTTTAACTTTATTGGACAAAGTGCTTTTCTTATGAACGAGCAACAACATCTCGAAACACTCACAGACATCAAACGTATCATGGAGCGATCCACCCGCTTCATGTCCCTCAGCGGCCTTGGAGGTATAGGAGCTGGTATCAGCGCCCTGGTGGGAGCATATTTTGCCTGGAATATTCTTGAAGCTCGTGGCAGTAGCAGCTACGATGCCGTGGCCAGGGGAGGAGAATCTTTATTGGTGATACGCCTGCTCATGATTGCCGCAGCGGTATTGGTAGCTGCCTTAGGTGCAGGATTTTATTTCACCTGGAGAAAAGCACAAAGGTCGGGCCTTCCCGTTTGGGATGCCGTGGCCCGCAAAGTATTTATTAACCTCATGATCCCACTCGCTGCAGGGGGATTGTTTATATTTGGGTTGTTATATAATAATCAACTGGCACTGATAGCGCCCAGCTGTCTTGTGTTTTACGGCCTCGGACTGGTAAATGCCAGCAAATACACGGTAACGGATATACGGTACTTGGGATATGCAGAGATCCTGCTCGGCACCCTGGCACTGTTCAATCTTTACCACGGGCTGTTATTCTGGGCGCTGGGTTTCGGAGTGATGCACATTATTTATGGTGCCCTGATGTGGTGGAAGTATGAACGTGTGGCGGCAGAATAATGAACGCCTGATCCCCTAAAAAGTATGGTCATGAATCCGATCGGTAACCTGAATAAAATATTTGAAAGCCGCATTCGCCTGGGGGTGATGAGCGTGCTTATGGTAAATGAAGAGGTCAGCTTTAATGACCTCAAACAAATGCTGGAAGTAACAGACGGCAACCTGGCTTCCCATCTGGCCACTTTAGAAGAAAATGTTTATATCAAAGTACACAAAGGATTCATCGGCAGAAAAACCAATACTACCTATTCCATTACCAAAGCAGGCGAAAAAGCCTTCAAAGGGCATCTTGCCGCACTGGAAGCAATGATCAAATTCAGTTCTTAGTTTATGTTTTCCAAACGCCTGCAAAGTTTCCGGCATGCCTTTAACGGCATCAGATCCTTCCTCCGCAGTGAACCTAACGGCCGCATCCATTTTGTGGCTACGATTGTGGTGATCATAGCAGGGGTATGGTTCCATTGCAGCCTTACAGAATGGGCCATACTCATCATTGTAATGGCCATGGTTTGGTTAACAGAAATGCTCAATACTTCCATCGAAAAGATCATGGACCATATTACACCGGAACAACATTCCGGTGTGAAAAGGATCAAGGATATTGCAGCCGGGGCAGTACTCATAGCTGCACTGGCCGCTGCCATAACAGGTGCATTGATCTTTGTTCCGAAAATAGTATAAAAAAAGGCTGTCTCAGATGGAGACAGCCTTTTTCAATTATAGCATTAAGATTAGAAATCTACACCCATTGAAATATAGAGCAGTGGTTTACCGCGGAAGAAACCAGTCATTGGCCAGCCCGCATCTGCTTTCACAAAATAACCCAGCAATGTAGTTCTCGCACCAAATCCATAACCACCTACAAATGGCCCCAGGAACCCTTCTTTGATCTTCACAATAAGACCATCGTTACTGGTGTACGTAGTATAGTTGGCATCCTTGAAGCTCAGCTTCTGGTTCCAGGCAGTACCAATATCCAGGAAAGTGGTCAGCTGGAAGTTGCGAAGGAATGCAGAGTTGATCGGTTTGTCAATGAAAGTGGTGAATACCGGTAAACGTAATTCCGTATTCAGCAACATTACATTGTTACCGTTTTTGATATTCTGTTTGTAACCACGCATGTTAACCGCCAGGGTTTGGTATGCATAATTATCATTCGTCATCGGCGTGTTCTTATGAATGTCCGGTGTGAACGTCCAGTTATCTACCCCACCCAGGAAGTACACCAGCTTGCTGCTACCCCAGGAGAGGTCTGCAGAGAAACGGGTAGCCCAGATAAAGTTACGCAGGATCTGCTCATAGTGCCGTGCATCGATACCCATGTTATAGGTCAGTTTACCTTTTGGCGTTACCTGCCCGAATAAAGTATTCCGGTTGCTGGACATCTGTGCCATCAGGTCTCCGTAGATCTTGTAACGGGTACCTTTATAAATATTGATAGCAGGGTTCAGCGTATTATCGTGCACATATTCCAAACGGCCCAGTGCGTAAGTTTGAACAAAAGATTTCTGGTTCAGGGAAGGGATATCGTTTGCCAGTACCACCAGCTCATCTCTTCTGATACCCGCTTGCAAACGAAGGCTGCGCACCACATCAAAAGGATATTTCACCTCTCCCTGGTAGATATTGGTTTTGTTCTTCACCGGGTAGGCCACTTGCTCAGACACCAGGTCTCCCTTATCTACCTTACGGTAATAAGTGAACTTATAGTCGAACCGTTTTTTCAGGTAGGACATGGAGAACATATATTCCGTACCATCCAATCCCAGCGGGATACGGAAGGCACCACTGAATTTGTAATCTTCCATCAGGTCACTCACTCCTATACGGATCAACCCGTTAATTGGGTCTGTTAACCGGATCGGCGACATCGGTTTACCACCAAATGCCTGGTACTTACTCATGAGCACAGAGTTATCTATCTGCGCCACTAAATAGTCAGAAGAGAACTTGAGCTTGTAATTGCTCAGTCTCGCCAGTTTCAGTACAGGTGGTTCATCCCTGGCAGCACGTGCATCAACGGTTTGCTGGCTGGTAGTATCTTTCGGCTCATTGCCAAATTCATTCTGGAAGAAATCGTTTTGTTTGGCCGCTGAAGTATCCTTTTGATTATACACGCTGGGCAGGCCCAACTTCAGACTGTCCGCATGCATCTGTGCAGAACGGAAACGCGTAGGTCTTGCATTCACATTCCTTCTGCGCAAAGTATTCGTATCCACTTTCAGTTTGTACAGGCGTTTGTAATCACCAATCTGCACTACTTCAGAAACCATGCCCTGGTCGCCTGCAATACGTGATTCCTTGATGCCATGTTGATAGTTGGTAACCGGGAACACGTAAGTGGAATCGTTAGTGATCGTAATGGCCTGAACAGAATCCGGCGCAGTAGAACCATATTCTGCCAGTGCAGAATCCAGTTCTTCCTTATCAGGGTTGTGCAGTATTTCGGCTCCTACAAAGAAGAGGGAATCCACACCGGCCCTTTCTGTTTTAAAGAAACCGGCGTAACGGTTATTGATACCATTCGCATCTGTTACGAATGTGAAGTGGGTACCATTATATTGTACCGGAAGGCGTGCATTACCATAAGGAAGGTCTGTTAATTGAGATACCTGCTTTTCGGAAGACTTGTTCCAGTTGTCGATCAAAAAGATATTGTAACGGTTGTGTGGTAATACGGTATCTCCGCCACGGGCCTTTGGAGAAGGTCTGTTAGAAGAATAAATGATACCGCTCTTGCCGGGGAAAGCAACAAATGAAGGGTCCAGGTCATCATACACATCGTTGGTGATCTGTTCTACCTTGCCATTGGTGATACTGTACGTGAAAATGTCCGTATGGCCATTTTTCACCGCAGAAAGCAAGAGGGAGTTATCAAATTCAAAGAAGTATTTAAAGTCTATTACCCGGTCAAACTGCGGAAGGTCCTGGTAGATCTTTATTTTGGTGATCAGGTCATATACCATGAGTTTGGTTTTGCCTTCATGCTCATAGATAATGGCCAGTCTGTTACCTTTCTGGTTCCAGGCCAGCAAAGGATAGTTAGGGTCCAGTTTAGAGGATAATTGTCTTACCCCGCTTTTCAGCAATACTTTTGAAGTATTATAACCCAGGTTGATCTCCACTTTGTACAATCCTTTGCGGTATTCGATCACCGCATACATGCTGTTTTTAGGATTAGCCTGGTAACGGTAGAAATTGGATTTGCCGATCTCATTAGAGATAACACCTGTTCCACGGGTATACTGACGGCGTTTGCGGTTATCTTCCTGGTAACGTTTTGTGGTGTATATCATGAAATCCTTCATGGCCTTTTTAGGGGTCATGTGCAGCACCTGCTCAAAACCTTTCTTCAGGCCACGGTTGATCCGGGTGATGTACATCAGGTAAGGCACTGCATCTTTTCCGTACTTGCTTTCCACATAATACCAGAAAGCCTGGCCGGCCAGCAAGGGTTTATCGTACGCCAGTTTATTAAAGGAAGAGTATTTATTGGAAGCGAATACTGCTTTTAATTCTTCATCCAGCTGAGGGTTCCAGTTTTCTGCCGCATAGGCAATGAAACCATCCGTGAACCAGTTCGGGAAATCTATCAATACCGCATTTCCGGCAAACTCGCCGATATCCTCTCCGAACAGCAAAGTTTCCAGCATCACCCGGGCAATACCCTGGCGGATCTGGCGGCGCAGATTTTCATGGTTCCCGTCAAAATATACCAGGAGCTTATTGCCCACCAGTTTGGTGACCCCTCCCGTATTCTGCCATTCTATCCCTATACCTATATTGGACTGCTTGAATTCCCCGAAGTTATTGTACACTACAATATTCACTTTCTGGCGGAAAGTATATTCCATAAATTCCTCCAGGCTGGGTAATTCTTTTTCAGCAGCCTGTGCCACATACTTTCCCAGTTCAAGCCCATTTTGTGAAAAATAGGTGTTGAAATGCCGGGTCGTATAATACCGCCATTTGAAGTTCTTGAACTGAACCCGGTTCTGACCAAACTCCACCGTATTAGTCTGAGCCTTAACGTGAAACGTGCCAATCAATAGGATAGTGAAGAATAAGAATGACCTGGTAATAAATCGGTTCATACGGAAAGTATTGATAATATTGTGTTCTGAATTAAAATTAGCAAAAATCGGTCAACAATGTTTGAAATCAAATATTTCACGGTGAATCCCTTACAGGAAAACTCGTACGTTCTTATAAACGACAAAAAGGACTGTATCATTATAGACCCGGGCTATTATTATCAAAATGAACGCGATGAATTCCTTCAGTTTATACGGGATAACGGCCTGAACGTTGCCCGCCTGCTGAATACCCACTGCCATTTTGATCATATTTTCAGCAACCAGCTGGTGGCCAAAACCTTTAATGTAGGGCTGGAAATTCACCAGAAAGACCAGGTGGTGCTGGATCGCGCCAGCCAGTCAGGGTTGATGTATAACATTCCCTTTGAGCCATCCCCCATGCCGGCATCTTACCTGGAAGAGGGGGACAAAGTGATCCTGGGAGAAGATGAACTGGAAGTGATCCTTACCCCCGGCCATTCCCCTGGCAGCATTTCTTTCTATTGCGCCAAACAGGGTTTTGTGATTGCCGGAGATGTGTTATTTAAACAGAGTATTGGTCGATCCGATTTCCCAGGCGGTAATTTAGAAGTACTCACCAGCAGCATCCGTGAGAAATTATACAAACTACCGGATGAAACGGTTGTTTATCCGGGCCATGGCCCTTCCACCACTATAGGTTTTGAGAAGAAACATAATCCTTTTGTGCCGGAAGATCCCTCAACGCGTTTTGCGTAGGCGGGAAAGCAGGCTGCCAAATTCTGCCCTTTCCATATAAAGGATAACGGCGCCATATATACCTAAACCCACAAGCCCGGCCGCATGCAGTAAAAGCATACCCGGATGCTGGGAACGGAGGTAATGATGTGCCAGGAAAATAACGGTTGCCAGCCCCAGGTAGGAAAGGATCTTGCCTACCGGGTAGGGAACAGGATAATATTTCTGCCCGAACAGATAGGAAGTAACCATCATAAAAGCATAACAGATCAGGGTTGTCCAGGCTGCGCCCATGTAAACGAACCGGGGGATCAGCCAGATGTTGAGTACAATGGTGATCACAGCCCCGGCCACAGTAATATAGGCGCCGATCATGTTCTGATTGGTGAGCTTATACCAGATGGTGAGGTTATAATAAATTCCGAGGAACACCGTGCCCATGGTAATAATAGGTACAATATCCAGGGCATCTGCATAGGAGGCATCTTTGGTAGTGATCAGTAATTTCCAGATATCCAGGAAAAGTGCAACCCCCAGGAATACCGCACCACAAACCATCACAAAGAATTTCATGATCCGCGCATAGGTAAGCCGGGCATCCTCATTTTTACTCATGTTAAAAAAGAAAGGTTCCGCCGCCATTTTAAATGCCTGGATGAAAATAACGATCAGCAGCGCCAGCTTGTAATTCGCAGAAAAAATACCCTGCACGTCAAACTGCGCCCCGGGTAATAAATAAGTAAAAGAAAGCCGGCTCATCAGCTCATTGATCATTCCGCCAAACCCAACGATCACCAGGGGGAGGCTGTAACGCATCACCTCCTTCCAAAGCGTTTTGTCAAAAGACCACTGGATGACCTTTATCTCCGCCGATAAAAGTACCAGGGTAAGCAGAGAGGCCAGTAAGTTGGCGATCAATATATAACCTACCCCGTAGAGCGGATCATACCAACTCATCCAGTCCGGGTTGCCTTTTTGCAACATGGGGCAGATCATCAGGAAGAACATGGAAAAAACGAGGTTGGAAACCACGTTCATCAGTTTGATGAAAGCATATTTCCGGGGCCTGCCCTCCTGCCTTAAACGGGCAAAAGGTAAAGTGGAAAGGGTGTCCAGGAAAATGATAATAGCCGTATAATAAATGAAATCAGCATGGCCGGGCAGCTTCAACAGGTCCGCGATAGGAGTGGCAGCCGCTAACAAAAAAAATGTGAATACAGAAGTACTCACCAGCATGGAAACACAGAGGGTATTATACAGCCTTGATTTATCCGTAGTTTGGGCAAACCGGAAATAACTGGTCTCCAGCCCGTAAGTGAAAATAACATTCAGGAAAGGGATCACCTGGTATACCAGGGACATCTGCCCAAAATCATAGGGCACCAGGAAGCCGGTAAAAAGTATGGAGGTGAAGAAGCTGAGGAATCTGCTGGTGATAGTAGGTAAACCGTACCAAATCGTTTGTCCCGCCAGTTTTTTAATATTTCCCAATGCGCTGAATTTGATTCAAAAATAGCTGTTGACTTACTCGTTTCCAAAGTTATTCCGGCGGTTGTTCTTTTTATCGCTCAACCGTTTTTTCAATTGGATCCGCTTTTCTATCATCGCCTTTGTAGGTTTCACCTTGATGCGTTTCTTTGGAACGATAAGCGCCTGTTGCAAAAGATGGTTCATCTTTTTGATCACCTCTCCCTTATTGCCCAGCTGACTGCGTTCGGTTTGGCTCTTCACCTGTAAAAGCCCCTCGGCATTCAGCTTGCTGCCCAGTTTGGAAAGGATCCGTGTTTTCTGCTCTTCGGTTAAAATGGCAGACTCCGCAATATTAAAATAGCCTTCCACCATGGTTTCCACCTTGTTCACATTCTGTCCGCCACTGCCACCACTACGGGCGGTCTTAAATTTAATTTCCGATGCTACATCCAGCATAAAGCATTTCTTATCTTTAAACACAAAAGTAAACCGAATCCGGCGATATTATGAAAGCAGTGATCCAAAGAGTTACAAATGCCAGTGTTACCATCAATGGAGCAGTGAAGTCAGCCATAGACGGAGGTTTGTTGGTTTTGGTAGGGATAGAGGATGCGGACGGGGAAGAAGATATCACCTGGCTCAGTAATAAGATCGTTAACCTGCGGATCTTTAATGACGAAGCCGGGGTTATGAACAAAAGCCTGCTGGAAACAGGGGGAAAACTGATTCTCGTGAGCCAGTTCACCCTCCATGCCTCCACCAAAAAAGGGAACCGCCCCTCTTACCTGAAAGCCAGTAAGCCGGACACGGCTATACCTTTATATGAAAAAATGAAGGCCCGGCTGGAACAGGATCTGGGAAAAACCATCGGTACCGGGGAGTTTGGAGCAGATATGAAAGTAGCCCTCCTCAACGATGGCCCCGTTACCATTATAATAGATACAAAAAACAGGGAATAATATGACCATCAAAGAAACCCAGGAACGTGTAGACCAGTGGATCAAAACCACCGGGGTACGGTACTTCTCTGAACTAACGAATATGGCTATACTCACAGAAGAAGTGGGAGAGGTAGCCCGGCTGATCTCCCGAAAATATGGCGACCAGTCCTTTAAAGAATCCGATAAAAATAAGGACCTGGGAGATGAGCTCGCAGATGTTTTATGGGTACTGGTTTGCCTGGCCAATCAAACCGGAGTAGACCTTACCGCCGCCCTCGAAAAGAATTTCGAGAAGAAGAACATCCGGGATGCAAACCGGCATAAAGACAATGAAAAACTCAAGTAATTAACAAATTACAGTTTCGATATTAATTCAATACGTTGTTTCAATTTTCAAATTTATCTTTGCGCGACTATGGCAACAGATCAGAACAAGTTCCAGGCGATCATTTCGCATTGTAAAGAATACGGTTTTATTTTTCAGTCCAGTGAAATATACGATGGATTGAGTGCAGTATATGATTATGGCCAGTATGGTGCGGAACTCAAGAAGAACGTACGGGATTATTGGTGGAAGAGCATGACGCAAATGCACGAAAATATTGTGGGGATCGATTCTGCGATCTTCATGCACCCCACTATCTGGAAAGCCTCCGGCCACGTGGATAATTTCAGCGATCCTATGATCGATAACAAGGATAGCAAAAAACGTTATCGTGTAGATCACCTTATAGAAGGATATGCAGATACCCTGCCCGAAGCAGAAAAAACAGCACTGATCCAGCAAATGGAAGATCTGCTGAAAGGAAACGATTACCCCGGTTTGAAAAAACTGATAGAAGATAATAAGATCAAATGTGCTGTAAGCGGCACCGTTAACTGGACGGACGTAAGGGAATTCAACCTGATGTTCTCCACGCAAATGGGGAGTGTTGCGGAAGATGCCAATGAGATCTACCTGCGCCCCG
This DNA window, taken from Chitinophaga niabensis, encodes the following:
- a CDS encoding winged helix-turn-helix domain-containing protein — protein: MNPIGNLNKIFESRIRLGVMSVLMVNEEVSFNDLKQMLEVTDGNLASHLATLEENVYIKVHKGFIGRKTNTTYSITKAGEKAFKGHLAALEAMIKFSS
- a CDS encoding MBL fold metallo-hydrolase, with protein sequence MFEIKYFTVNPLQENSYVLINDKKDCIIIDPGYYYQNERDEFLQFIRDNGLNVARLLNTHCHFDHIFSNQLVAKTFNVGLEIHQKDQVVLDRASQSGLMYNIPFEPSPMPASYLEEGDKVILGEDELEVILTPGHSPGSISFYCAKQGFVIAGDVLFKQSIGRSDFPGGNLEVLTSSIREKLYKLPDETVVYPGHGPSTTIGFEKKHNPFVPEDPSTRFA
- a CDS encoding nucleotide pyrophosphohydrolase; protein product: MTIKETQERVDQWIKTTGVRYFSELTNMAILTEEVGEVARLISRKYGDQSFKESDKNKDLGDELADVLWVLVCLANQTGVDLTAALEKNFEKKNIRDANRHKDNEKLK
- a CDS encoding lipopolysaccharide biosynthesis protein yields the protein MGNIKKLAGQTIWYGLPTITSRFLSFFTSILFTGFLVPYDFGQMSLVYQVIPFLNVIFTYGLETSYFRFAQTTDKSRLYNTLCVSMLVSTSVFTFFLLAAATPIADLLKLPGHADFIYYTAIIIFLDTLSTLPFARLRQEGRPRKYAFIKLMNVVSNLVFSMFFLMICPMLQKGNPDWMSWYDPLYGVGYILIANLLASLLTLVLLSAEIKVIQWSFDKTLWKEVMRYSLPLVIVGFGGMINELMSRLSFTYLLPGAQFDVQGIFSANYKLALLIVIFIQAFKMAAEPFFFNMSKNEDARLTYARIMKFFVMVCGAVFLGVALFLDIWKLLITTKDASYADALDIVPIITMGTVFLGIYYNLTIWYKLTNQNMIGAYITVAGAVITIVLNIWLIPRFVYMGAAWTTLICYAFMMVTSYLFGQKYYPVPYPVGKILSYLGLATVIFLAHHYLRSQHPGMLLLHAAGLVGLGIYGAVILYMERAEFGSLLSRLRKTR
- a CDS encoding diacylglycerol kinase family protein; translated protein: MFSKRLQSFRHAFNGIRSFLRSEPNGRIHFVATIVVIIAGVWFHCSLTEWAILIIVMAMVWLTEMLNTSIEKIMDHITPEQHSGVKRIKDIAAGAVLIAALAAAITGALIFVPKIV
- the dtd gene encoding D-aminoacyl-tRNA deacylase → MKAVIQRVTNASVTINGAVKSAIDGGLLVLVGIEDADGEEDITWLSNKIVNLRIFNDEAGVMNKSLLETGGKLILVSQFTLHASTKKGNRPSYLKASKPDTAIPLYEKMKARLEQDLGKTIGTGEFGADMKVALLNDGPVTIIIDTKNRE
- the arfB gene encoding alternative ribosome rescue aminoacyl-tRNA hydrolase ArfB translates to MLDVASEIKFKTARSGGSGGQNVNKVETMVEGYFNIAESAILTEEQKTRILSKLGSKLNAEGLLQVKSQTERSQLGNKGEVIKKMNHLLQQALIVPKKRIKVKPTKAMIEKRIQLKKRLSDKKNNRRNNFGNE